Part of the Capricornis sumatraensis isolate serow.1 chromosome 9, serow.2, whole genome shotgun sequence genome, CCAGCTTTGCCATTATACCAACGTCAGATAACAACAATACTAGAATAGCAAACTACTGGCCAATATCCTTGATAAATATAAATTCAAGtaatctcaacaaaatactagtaagCCAAGCTCAGaagcacattaaaagaatcataaacCAAGGGAGAGAGGCCAAGATGATGGAGTAAGTCATTTTTTTCGTGGAGacaaatactttattttcttttgtgtatttcttaCAATTTAAATAGTAATGATGATAAAACACTAGACACATTGCTTGACACATGGAAAAGATCCAATTCTGGTGGCATTTCTTACTATGTTTGggttattttgtttattcttattttgggggATGGGGAAATAAAATCTCTTGTTAATCCACTCAAAAAGAATCATGTGCATCAGGGTCCTGACACATCCACGTGGTGCTTCCCACCTGCCTATAGATAGAGAACATATTCTTAGGCACAGACAATGGGATGGAGTCAATCTCACTGGCTATAAATAGGAGACTATGATGGCTTGAGATGATGCAAGAGGGAGAAAAATTTGAGACAAATAAAGCTAGTATGCACCAAACTTCTATGGAGTGTGGGTATTTTACAGACCAGTATCattaaaaaagtattataaagacAGACATTATTATTTCCAACCCTTCTTTTAAATTGCTATCAGAAACTTAGGGGACAGAAGATTCTGCGGAAGGTTCTCTGTATGGCATTCTTCAGCTCTTTATTCCTGAGGCTGAAAATGATGGGGCTAAGAAAGGGGGTGAAGACCGTGTAGGTGGTGGCCAGCAGAGTGTTACTGTCCATAGAATGGGCACCTCTGGGCTTGAGGTAGATGAGGGAGGCAAAACCGTAGTGCACGACCACTATGGTGAGGTGGGAGACACAGGTGGAGAAGGTCTTGTGCCGGCCCTCAACGGAGGGGATCCTCAGGATGGCAGCCACGATGAAGACATAGGAGAGGACGATGAGGAATAAGCAGCCCATCAGGGCCGTGACACAGACCAGGATCACACCCATGGTGACAGAGGCTGTCCCCTTCCCACAGGCCAGCTTCAAGAGGGAAAGCACATGGCAGAAAAAATGGTGAATCTCATTGGACCCACAGAAGCTGAGGTGAAAAATGATCAGTGTCACCATCATCCCCatgactgagccaccagcccAGGACCAGGACACAAGACGGGCACAGTCACGGGGGCTCATGAGCACGTTGTAGCGCAGGGGGTGgcagatggccacgtagcggtcGTAGCCCATGATCATGAGCAGGAAGGAGTGGGTGAAGCcaaacatgaaggaaaaaaacatcTGGCTGGCACAGGCCACAAAGGTGATGGAGCGGTGGGTGGAGAGCATGTGAACCAGCATATAAGGAGTGATGGCAACAGTGAACAGGATCTCGGAGACGGAGAGGGCACAGAGGAAGaggtacatgggggtgtggaggctgCGCTCCCTCCAGATGGTGCCCATGATGAGCAGGTTGCCCAGCAGCGTGAACAGGTACATCAGCAGGTACAGCAGGAAGAAGGTGGGCAGGAGCTGCTGAGGGAATTTGGAGAAGCCGATGAGGATGAATTCAGACATCATGCTGTAGTTTTGATTAGACAAGAATGCTGCATCTGGTGAGATCAGAAACAGAATGAAATCACAGTGGTTAAAACAGATTGATCACATGCAGAAGATGGAAGAACTAGTTAAATGACACCACAAGGAAGCAATCAGACAAATTCAAGGTGGATCATTCCACAGAACAATTGACCTGGTCTCATTAATAATCCAGGATCAAGAAAAGGATAAATAGAAATTCAGGGGACATAACAATAATATGCAATATTGGGTACTAGATCAGATACTGATTTAGATAAGCTAGTTGTATTTTTAAGGAAATAGAGAAGATTTTGATTGTGGTAGGGATAAATGATGAAGTACAAACAATATTAAGTggttattattaattaatttttgtttccctggtggctcagatggtaaagaatctgcctgcagtatgggagacctggggtgATGGCAacagtgggttgggaagatcccctggaggagggcatggcaacccactccagaattcttgcctggagaatccccatgaacagaggagcctggtgggctacaatccatggggtcacaaagagttggccatgactgagtgactaagaagagtacatattaattaatttattaatattttgtttggtCTAATTTTTTTGACTGTGAAGGTAAATATTAATAGTTGAAAgagatactaaaaaataaaaaatgatgaaagtAGAAATGACAAATTTAAAGTTCCAGCAAATAAGATTGGAGCCATGTTTTTGTTAGACTCAGCAAACAGTCTTTATCAGATTCACTATTCCAAGCATAGAGAAGCATACAGGTATTCTCCCCAGTGGGACCTACTAAGACCATGGGGCAaaactttgttttatttgaaaatcatGGATATTGGTAATTTTCTTCATTCCcccctttcttcctcctgctgctgaTAAATAAGTAGTGActattagttttctgtaattctttctttgttttgccATCCGTATTTCCTATATATTCTATTTGTTCATGGATATCTAAAAGAACATGTGAGTAAATACataatgcaaaaattaaaaaaataaaggtatactgaaatttaaaaaaattcacacacatgcacacaccaaggaacaaaggaatatttcatgaaggTTGAAAGAACATCGTATCAACCTACATGTATATAATTAacctatataaaaatatacacttgAATGTTAGAAATTAATATTCAATACAACTTCagtgaaataattataaaatagaaattactaATCAATGCTAGATAGATAAGAAATGAAAGTTGGAAATTTTTTGCAGAGTTCAGAAATGCAATTTGGGTGGTATTAATTATAATGCACTGTAATATTCAGACATTAGCtcttatatatatttaagctCTTCACAAAGCAATGTTAAACATGTTTTTTCAAGTACATAGAGGACTTCATAACAAAAATTTACCTTATTTTCAGACATAGAGAAATTCTCCATCTACTTCcaagtataaataatatatagattATAATGTGCTAAAGTCGgaaatcattggagaaggaatagcTTTCCAAATCCATAAGTTAGAAAGATGTAATATTAACCTTTTGCTTCAGTAGTAAgtcataaaataaatgagatatttataaaaagtaatttaagcATCCAATGTCAATTAAAAATACCTTGAGGGGAATATGcaattttatatattaagaagtatatatatattatatatatatatatatatatatatagaaacttTACCCAGAAAAGCATGCTTACTATAACTAAAATCAAGTGATGAAAATTAATAAGATAGAAACAGGAGAAAATGCCAATGAGaaagcataaaattaaaattggGAGACAACTATAGaaatatagatatttaaaatgaataaaaatagtaaGAAAAATGTAAGCTAAGAAATtgaaataaaagatgaataaattcacAGAAACATAAAATTCCAAAACTggtgcaaaaagaaaaatagagaccCTAGGTATTCAAAAATattctaaagaaattaaaatattaaaaatcttctCCTTCCTATAATTATCAGCCCCAGTGGGTTTATGAATGTGcacatatacattttaggaaCAATTGATTAATATCTTATACATGttcttcaaataaaagaaaaaattggaaaatattgaAATCTGCTGAGCTTATTTCATCAGGTTaatgcaatcttgattctaaaaCTGGGTAAAAGTGTTATAAGAAATAACAGTTACTGGCTCACTTTACCTATCAATTTTTGATTTTGAAATCTATTTATGACATTGCCTAATCAATGAAATGATGTATTAAAATTAGTAAATTATGATCAAGTGGTGTTGGTTTATCCCATGAATGACAAAATAGTTTAGCATCATGCGGttcacataaataaattaaaaaaaataatgcaagtaTTTTGACCATggaaaaattgtattttcttaaattaaacTTCTATTTCTGACATTTTAAATGTTCACATAATAATTGCCTGTAACATGGGAGACCagaattctatccctgggtcaggaagatctggagaagggaatggcaacccactccagtattcttgcctagagaatcctatggacagaggagcctgtgggctacagtccatggggtcgctaagagtcaaagaggattgagcaactaatacttcctTACCTTact contains:
- the LOC138085903 gene encoding olfactory receptor 10H3-like, with amino-acid sequence MMSEFILIGFSKFPQQLLPTFFLLYLLMYLFTLLGNLLIMGTIWRERSLHTPMYLFLCALSVSEILFTVAITPYMLVHMLSTHRSITFVACASQMFFSFMFGFTHSFLLMIMGYDRYVAICHPLRYNVLMSPRDCARLVSWSWAGGSVMGMMVTLIIFHLSFCGSNEIHHFFCHVLSLLKLACGKGTASVTMGVILVCVTALMGCLFLIVLSYVFIVAAILRIPSVEGRHKTFSTCVSHLTIVVVHYGFASLIYLKPRGAHSMDSNTLLATTYTVFTPFLSPIIFSLRNKELKNAIQRTFRRIFCPLSF